A genomic window from Streptomyces sp. WMMC940 includes:
- a CDS encoding carbohydrate ABC transporter permease, with translation MRRTVTDEIAPDEGDGLPGTSGPPPGARATRPGDRSGPGRTAPGSRSRILRRREALAGLAFVAPMLMLFLVFRFGPTLGAAFLSVTNYRLSGEWTFIGAGNYTRLLGDDLFWESLGVTAVYTVLYVPMTVALALGTAVLLHRTLWMRGFFRGLFFLPYVTSIVLAAVIWKWIYEVQDGLLNASLGALGVGPVDFLGSESLVLPSIAAASAWKGFGYSMLILLAGLQSIPREVTEAATIDGASGWQRFRWVTVPLLRPVLFFVLVIEAILGFQVFDAMYVMTAGGPVRASYSLVYFLYDSGFKFFDFGYASAVGLVLFLVVLVFSLVQRRLIGRDAD, from the coding sequence TTGAGAAGGACCGTCACCGACGAGATCGCCCCGGACGAGGGTGACGGACTGCCCGGAACGAGCGGCCCACCGCCCGGTGCGAGGGCCACCCGCCCGGGGGACCGGAGCGGCCCCGGCCGCACCGCCCCCGGGTCACGGAGCCGGATCCTGCGGCGGCGCGAGGCACTCGCCGGTCTCGCCTTCGTGGCGCCGATGCTCATGCTGTTCCTCGTGTTCCGCTTCGGGCCGACGCTCGGAGCGGCGTTCCTCTCCGTCACCAACTACCGGCTCAGCGGGGAGTGGACGTTCATCGGGGCCGGGAACTACACCCGGCTCCTCGGCGACGACCTGTTCTGGGAGAGCCTCGGCGTCACCGCCGTCTACACGGTCCTGTACGTGCCGATGACCGTCGCCCTCGCCCTCGGCACCGCCGTCCTGCTCCACCGCACGCTCTGGATGCGCGGCTTCTTCCGCGGGCTGTTCTTCCTCCCGTACGTCACCAGCATCGTGCTGGCCGCCGTCATCTGGAAGTGGATCTACGAGGTCCAGGACGGACTGCTCAACGCCTCCCTCGGCGCCCTCGGCGTCGGCCCCGTCGACTTCCTCGGCAGCGAGTCCCTGGTCCTGCCGTCCATCGCCGCCGCCTCGGCGTGGAAGGGCTTCGGCTACTCCATGCTCATCCTGCTCGCCGGACTCCAGTCCATCCCGCGCGAGGTCACCGAGGCCGCCACCATCGACGGCGCGAGCGGCTGGCAGCGCTTCCGCTGGGTGACGGTGCCCCTGCTGCGGCCGGTGCTGTTCTTCGTCCTCGTCATCGAGGCGATCCTCGGCTTCCAGGTCTTCGACGCCATGTACGTCATGACGGCAGGCGGCCCGGTCCGCGCCAGCTACTCGCTCGTGTACTTCCTCTACGACTCCGGCTTCAAGTTCTTCGACTTCGGCTACGCCAGCGCGGTCGGCCTGGTCCTCTTCCTCGTCGTCCTCGTCTTCTCGCTCGTCCAGCGGAGGCTCATCGGAAGGGATGCGGACTGA
- a CDS encoding ABC transporter substrate-binding protein, protein MKTGFKRATVPLALLTLTTLTVAGCGGDSGAESKKVTVWMYPVIMDPKANAAYWDGIERGFEAKEKGVDLSIEQLPWENRDQKLATAFGSGKGPDVVLLGPDQIPQYQANGAIQPVDRAIQEARSAFRPSALEAMSQDGKVYAAPIYHTVTSTLYNRKLLEKAGISEPPTTWDAIRAAAPKLKQAGASTLDYSASNEASLNMSFYPLLWQAGGKVFDDGGKKAAFNGPEGVEALSFLVDLYKSGAVPRSAMNNANLFTDQALGKQQVAMGYTNTPADAVLAEKAWGKGNVIVGPALTGPGKQVCFGMPGGLGINARSGNVTGAEKFIAYMVEPAQIESMGKAGGFFSPRTDVTVPNDSTYAKEYQEALNHTHPGEPNPAARQLMALISPEIQAALTGKKSPKAALDAAAAEADELLARQR, encoded by the coding sequence ATGAAGACAGGGTTCAAGCGCGCCACCGTTCCTCTCGCACTGCTCACGCTCACCACGCTCACGGTCGCCGGATGCGGTGGCGACAGCGGCGCCGAGTCCAAGAAGGTCACCGTGTGGATGTACCCGGTGATCATGGATCCGAAGGCCAATGCGGCGTACTGGGACGGGATCGAGAGAGGGTTCGAAGCGAAGGAGAAGGGCGTCGACCTCAGCATCGAGCAGTTGCCCTGGGAGAACCGCGACCAGAAGCTCGCCACCGCCTTCGGCAGCGGCAAGGGCCCGGACGTGGTCCTGCTGGGGCCCGACCAGATTCCGCAGTACCAGGCGAACGGCGCGATCCAGCCGGTCGACCGGGCCATCCAGGAGGCCAGGAGCGCCTTCCGCCCGAGTGCCCTGGAGGCCATGAGCCAGGACGGCAAGGTCTACGCCGCCCCGATCTACCACACCGTCACCAGCACGCTCTACAACAGGAAGCTGCTGGAGAAGGCGGGCATCTCGGAGCCGCCCACGACCTGGGACGCCATCAGGGCCGCGGCCCCGAAGCTGAAGCAGGCCGGCGCGTCCACGCTCGACTACTCCGCGAGCAACGAGGCCTCGCTCAACATGAGCTTCTACCCGCTGCTCTGGCAGGCGGGCGGCAAGGTCTTCGACGACGGCGGCAAGAAGGCCGCCTTCAACGGCCCCGAGGGCGTCGAGGCGCTGTCCTTCCTCGTCGACCTCTACAAGAGCGGGGCCGTGCCGAGGTCCGCCATGAACAACGCCAACCTCTTCACCGACCAGGCGCTCGGCAAGCAGCAGGTCGCCATGGGCTACACCAACACACCCGCCGACGCCGTACTGGCCGAGAAGGCGTGGGGCAAGGGCAACGTGATCGTCGGCCCAGCCCTCACCGGGCCCGGCAAGCAGGTCTGCTTCGGCATGCCCGGCGGGCTCGGCATCAACGCCAGGTCCGGGAACGTGACGGGCGCCGAGAAGTTCATCGCCTACATGGTCGAGCCGGCGCAGATCGAGTCCATGGGCAAGGCCGGCGGCTTCTTCTCCCCGCGGACCGACGTGACGGTCCCGAACGACAGCACCTACGCCAAGGAGTACCAGGAGGCGCTGAACCACACCCACCCGGGTGAGCCGAATCCGGCGGCGCGTCAGCTGATGGCGCTGATCAGCCCGGAGATCCAGGCCGCGCTGACCGGGAAGAAGAGCCCCAAGGCGGCTCTGGACGCGGCAGCCGCCGAGGCCGACGAGCTGCTGGCGCGTCAGCGTTGA
- the ku gene encoding non-homologous end joining protein Ku has product MRSIWNGAISFGLVSIPIKLVNATESRSVSFRQIHTQDGGRIRYRKVCELDDQEVSQAEIGKAYEDADGTMIPITDEDLASLPLPTTKTIDIVAFVPASEIDPLQIDGAYYLAANGVPAAKPYTLLREALKRSKKVGLAKFALRGRERLGMLRVVDDVIAMHGLLWPDEVRRPEGVAPETDVTIRDAELDLADALMDTLGDVDLDSLHDDYRQAVEELIAAKAEGVELEPQPAPAGGGKVIDLMAALESSVRAAKEARGDEAAEVSAPVTELKPRKKAAAKKAASKEAAKKTAAGPAAKKTAAKKTAAAKSSKTASSKSSAKKTAAKKTAARKRAS; this is encoded by the coding sequence GTGCGATCCATCTGGAACGGTGCGATCTCCTTCGGGCTGGTCAGCATTCCGATCAAGCTCGTGAACGCCACGGAGAGCCGCTCGGTCTCCTTCCGTCAGATCCACACCCAGGACGGCGGGCGCATCCGGTACCGCAAGGTCTGTGAGCTGGACGACCAGGAGGTGTCGCAGGCGGAGATCGGGAAGGCGTACGAGGACGCGGACGGGACGATGATCCCCATCACGGACGAGGACCTCGCCTCCCTGCCGCTGCCGACCACGAAGACGATCGACATCGTCGCCTTCGTCCCGGCCTCGGAGATCGATCCGCTCCAGATCGACGGCGCGTACTACCTCGCGGCGAACGGCGTGCCCGCGGCCAAGCCGTACACGCTGCTGCGGGAAGCCCTCAAACGGAGCAAGAAGGTCGGACTGGCCAAGTTCGCCCTCCGGGGGCGGGAACGACTGGGCATGCTCCGCGTCGTCGACGACGTGATCGCGATGCACGGTCTGCTCTGGCCCGACGAGGTACGCCGGCCGGAGGGGGTCGCACCCGAAACGGACGTCACGATCCGCGACGCGGAACTCGACCTGGCGGACGCGCTGATGGACACGCTCGGCGACGTCGACCTCGACTCGCTGCACGACGACTACCGGCAGGCGGTGGAGGAGCTGATCGCCGCGAAGGCGGAGGGCGTCGAACTGGAGCCCCAGCCCGCGCCGGCGGGCGGCGGCAAGGTCATCGACCTGATGGCCGCACTGGAGAGCAGCGTGCGGGCGGCGAAGGAGGCCCGCGGTGACGAGGCGGCGGAGGTCTCCGCGCCGGTCACGGAGCTGAAGCCGCGCAAGAAGGCTGCGGCGAAGAAGGCCGCGTCGAAGGAGGCGGCGAAGAAGACGGCCGCCGGACCGGCGGCGAAGAAGACGGCGGCGAAGAAGACGGCCGCGGCCAAGTCGTCGAAGACGGCGTCCTCGAAGTCCTCGGCCAAGAAGACGGCGGCGAAGAAGACCGCCGCCAGGAAGCGCGCGTCCTGA
- the ligD gene encoding non-homologous end-joining DNA ligase, which yields MTPITEVEGRRLALSNLEKVLHPATGTTKGEVLHYYATIADAILTHLRGRPLSFLRYPDGPDGQLFFTKNPPPGTPDWVEVAEVPRSSRETGEQVVVRDLPSLMWAANLVVEFHTPQWKADRPAWADRMVLDLDPGAPATVVECCDVALWLRERLADDGLDAYAKTSGSKGLHLLVPLEPTPSDEVSAYAKGLAVEAEAELGELVVHRMARALRPGKVFVDHSQNAAAKTTATPYTLRARTEPTVSAPVTWDEVEGCGSPDDLVLRLGDVPARLDRYGDLLAPLADPAAAGALP from the coding sequence ATGACGCCCATCACCGAGGTGGAGGGGCGGCGTCTGGCCCTCAGCAATCTGGAGAAGGTGCTCCATCCGGCCACCGGGACCACCAAGGGCGAGGTGCTGCACTACTACGCCACGATCGCGGACGCGATCCTCACGCATCTGCGCGGCCGGCCGCTGTCCTTCCTCCGCTATCCCGACGGCCCGGACGGCCAGTTGTTCTTCACCAAGAACCCGCCGCCCGGCACCCCCGACTGGGTGGAGGTCGCCGAGGTACCGCGCTCCTCCCGCGAGACCGGCGAGCAGGTCGTCGTCCGTGACCTGCCGTCCCTGATGTGGGCGGCGAACCTGGTCGTGGAGTTCCACACGCCCCAGTGGAAGGCGGACCGGCCGGCCTGGGCCGACCGGATGGTCCTCGACCTCGACCCAGGGGCTCCCGCCACCGTCGTGGAGTGCTGCGACGTGGCGCTGTGGCTGCGGGAGCGGCTGGCCGACGACGGTCTGGACGCGTACGCGAAGACCTCCGGCTCCAAGGGCCTGCACCTTCTGGTGCCACTGGAGCCGACCCCGTCCGACGAGGTCTCGGCATACGCCAAGGGCCTGGCCGTGGAGGCCGAGGCGGAGCTCGGGGAGCTGGTCGTGCACCGGATGGCGCGCGCCCTGCGGCCGGGCAAGGTCTTCGTCGACCACAGCCAGAACGCCGCGGCCAAGACCACCGCCACGCCCTACACCCTGCGCGCCCGCACCGAGCCGACCGTGTCCGCACCCGTCACCTGGGACGAGGTCGAGGGCTGCGGGTCGCCCGACGACCTGGTCCTCCGTCTGGGCGACGTCCCGGCGAGGCTCGACCGGTACGGGGACCTGCTCGCGCCCCTGGCCGACCCCGCCGCGGCGGGCGCGCTGCCGTGA
- a CDS encoding ATP-dependent DNA ligase has product MKPALAEPVATLPRGEGLAYEPKFDGHRMLIFKIDGTAVLQARSGRIVTTAFPDLAAAALALPDDTVLDGEVVVWSGGRIDFAAVQRRAAATAARAGLLARRMPASYAAFDLLAEAGEDLRPAPYERRRQRLTALLDPLGPPLQPVPMTTDPEVAATWFETLPAAGIEGLVVKHLGRPYRAGARDWRKLRHTDVHDAAVTGFTGPPARPAALVLVLPDDDTPVVSSPLPPALRSRAGRLLAGRAAEHREGAPRTATAIGIGEVPYSAVEPGLVAEVERGTTRHTVVTVHRLRDDLVNQV; this is encoded by the coding sequence ATGAAGCCCGCGCTCGCCGAGCCGGTGGCCACGCTGCCGCGCGGTGAGGGGCTGGCGTACGAACCGAAGTTCGACGGCCACCGGATGCTGATCTTCAAGATCGACGGCACGGCCGTGCTCCAGGCCCGTTCGGGACGCATCGTGACCACCGCCTTCCCCGACCTCGCGGCGGCAGCGCTCGCCCTGCCGGACGACACCGTCCTGGACGGCGAGGTGGTCGTCTGGAGCGGAGGGCGGATCGACTTCGCCGCCGTGCAGCGCCGGGCGGCCGCCACCGCGGCGCGGGCCGGGCTCCTCGCCCGCCGGATGCCCGCGTCCTACGCCGCGTTCGACCTCCTCGCGGAGGCCGGCGAGGATCTCCGCCCCGCTCCGTACGAGCGGCGCAGGCAGCGGCTGACCGCTCTGCTCGACCCCCTCGGGCCACCCCTCCAGCCGGTGCCGATGACCACGGACCCCGAGGTCGCCGCGACCTGGTTCGAGACGCTGCCGGCGGCGGGGATCGAGGGGCTGGTGGTGAAGCACCTGGGCCGGCCGTACCGGGCCGGCGCCCGCGACTGGCGCAAACTCCGCCACACGGATGTGCACGACGCGGCGGTGACCGGCTTCACCGGCCCACCGGCCCGCCCGGCCGCACTGGTCCTGGTGCTCCCCGACGACGACACCCCGGTGGTGTCCAGCCCGCTGCCGCCCGCCCTGCGCTCCCGCGCGGGACGACTGCTCGCGGGCCGCGCGGCGGAGCACCGGGAGGGGGCGCCCCGGACGGCGACGGCGATCGGCATCGGCGAGGTGCCGTACAGCGCGGTGGAGCCCGGGCTGGTGGCCGAGGTCGAGCGGGGCACCACCCGGCACACCGTCGTCACGGTCCATCGGCTCCGGGACGACCTCGTCAATCAAGTTTGA
- a CDS encoding nuclear transport factor 2 family protein, protein MPQLPDTGYLPTPDELASIQAWFTEYDTAAARRDIERMADMAVFPLNLVSDDSSGSGAAAQWDREQFVRTMTQVMGDGSEDIAFESVRTPVFLGPAMVVVFTDSTMTAGDTTQHLRYADVLIKRDGRWAFQTMLQSGWGDNLR, encoded by the coding sequence GTGCCCCAGCTTCCCGACACCGGGTATCTCCCGACCCCCGACGAACTCGCCTCGATCCAGGCGTGGTTCACCGAGTACGACACGGCGGCAGCACGCCGCGACATCGAGCGGATGGCGGACATGGCCGTCTTCCCGCTCAATCTGGTCAGCGACGACTCCTCGGGCAGCGGCGCCGCCGCCCAGTGGGACCGCGAGCAGTTCGTCCGGACCATGACCCAGGTCATGGGGGACGGGTCCGAGGACATCGCCTTCGAGTCGGTGCGCACGCCCGTCTTCCTCGGACCGGCGATGGTGGTCGTCTTCACCGACTCCACCATGACGGCGGGCGACACGACCCAGCACCTGCGGTACGCGGACGTCCTGATCAAACGGGACGGGCGGTGGGCCTTCCAGACCATGCTGCAGAGCGGCTGGGGTGACAACCTGCGCTGA
- a CDS encoding HEAT repeat domain-containing protein encodes MFTGMDEVDWASMGHAYGPADDVPGLLRALASADPAERESALDGMYTAVHHQGDVYDSTLACIPFLLELVASPEVQDRGAIVELLTSIGGIDLDDDELDPEDEEFEDAANYAMAAAAVAAGADVFVGLLGDPDAGVRLAAPCALAMLHGDPARVLALLRDRLEGERDTEVRLALVEAVGRIALRHEPLRAESVNWLTTLLAPHRPPGLRLSALTQLARCAPGLLPDDVASTATALLRATDEAAACSAAGSGPGAGSRAEAAGGDGGPGAPWADDLLRTLHSALGDRVDDRIALLTGQLTSADPDQRTDAVWMCHGLIRAWRGPYDEVVRLVGAQLDDPDPLLHGAAASLLESLFGLALPAADALAERVRTADGERPADRRALVALARLGDARAVPALARALEQPDPPRDAAFAVPYLGDRAAPLVPVLRRRLGEVALDEQLYDRAAPLLTGIAGVRAAEALPEVLRVLRGAPAPGGEWVTEAALRALTTFGTAALPAAPELRGLLGGASSRPSSSVVAAAARALWAATGDAAAVLPVLRELLTADGPDERRAAAAALGAIGRPAADAAPALRDLLASPERWLRMDAAVALWRVTGEARESLPVLRTAWEENRYGRVEIAECLAEMGPSAGPAAPLLRAELARPRRHNVLDGGSGSHDIEQDERLLTLCRAALRPRA; translated from the coding sequence GTGTTCACGGGGATGGACGAGGTCGACTGGGCCTCGATGGGGCATGCGTACGGTCCGGCTGACGACGTACCGGGGCTGCTGAGGGCGCTCGCCTCCGCGGATCCGGCCGAGCGGGAGTCCGCGCTCGACGGGATGTACACCGCGGTGCACCACCAGGGCGACGTGTACGACTCCACGCTGGCCTGCATCCCCTTCCTCCTGGAACTCGTCGCCAGCCCCGAGGTGCAGGACCGCGGCGCCATCGTGGAGTTGCTGACCAGCATCGGCGGCATCGACCTCGACGACGACGAACTCGACCCGGAGGACGAGGAGTTCGAGGACGCCGCGAACTACGCGATGGCCGCCGCCGCGGTGGCCGCGGGGGCCGACGTCTTCGTCGGGCTGCTGGGCGATCCGGACGCCGGAGTCCGGCTCGCGGCGCCGTGCGCCCTCGCGATGCTCCACGGCGACCCGGCGCGGGTGCTGGCCCTCCTGAGGGACCGGCTGGAGGGGGAACGGGACACGGAGGTACGGCTCGCGCTCGTCGAGGCGGTCGGGCGGATCGCGCTGCGCCACGAGCCGCTGCGCGCCGAGTCGGTGAACTGGCTGACCACGCTGCTCGCCCCCCACCGGCCGCCCGGGTTGCGGCTGTCCGCGCTGACCCAGCTGGCACGCTGCGCGCCCGGCCTCCTGCCCGACGACGTGGCGTCGACGGCGACCGCGCTGCTGCGGGCCACGGACGAGGCCGCGGCCTGCTCCGCGGCCGGCTCCGGGCCGGGGGCGGGGTCCCGGGCAGAGGCGGCGGGAGGTGACGGCGGGCCGGGCGCACCCTGGGCCGACGACCTGCTGCGGACGCTCCACTCCGCGCTCGGTGACCGCGTCGACGACCGGATCGCGCTGCTCACCGGCCAGCTGACCAGTGCCGACCCTGACCAGCGCACGGACGCCGTGTGGATGTGCCACGGGCTGATCCGGGCCTGGCGCGGGCCGTACGACGAGGTGGTACGGCTCGTCGGCGCGCAGCTCGACGACCCCGATCCACTGCTGCACGGTGCGGCGGCCAGCCTCCTGGAGAGCCTCTTCGGGCTGGCGCTGCCCGCGGCCGACGCGCTCGCGGAGCGGGTGAGGACCGCGGACGGGGAACGGCCGGCGGACCGTCGCGCGCTCGTCGCCCTCGCCCGGCTCGGTGACGCGCGTGCCGTCCCGGCGCTCGCCCGCGCACTGGAGCAGCCTGATCCGCCGCGCGACGCGGCGTTCGCCGTGCCGTACCTCGGCGACCGGGCCGCGCCCCTCGTGCCGGTGCTGCGGCGGCGGCTCGGCGAGGTCGCCCTGGACGAGCAGCTCTACGACCGGGCGGCACCACTGCTGACCGGAATCGCCGGCGTGCGGGCGGCCGAGGCGCTGCCCGAGGTGCTGCGGGTGCTGCGCGGCGCACCTGCGCCGGGCGGCGAATGGGTGACCGAGGCGGCGCTGCGTGCCCTCACGACGTTCGGGACCGCTGCCCTTCCGGCGGCGCCGGAGCTCCGCGGGCTGCTCGGCGGCGCGTCCTCGCGCCCGTCCTCGTCGGTCGTCGCGGCCGCGGCGCGGGCGCTGTGGGCGGCGACGGGAGACGCGGCCGCGGTGCTGCCGGTGCTCCGCGAACTGCTCACGGCGGACGGTCCGGACGAGCGCCGCGCCGCCGCCGCGGCGCTCGGCGCGATCGGCCGCCCGGCGGCCGACGCGGCGCCCGCGCTCAGAGACCTGCTCGCCTCGCCGGAACGCTGGCTCCGGATGGACGCGGCGGTCGCGCTGTGGCGGGTCACCGGTGAGGCCCGGGAATCCCTGCCGGTGCTGCGGACCGCATGGGAGGAGAACCGCTACGGGCGGGTCGAGATCGCCGAGTGCCTCGCCGAGATGGGCCCCTCGGCGGGGCCGGCCGCGCCCCTGCTGCGTGCGGAGCTCGCACGGCCTCGGCGGCACAACGTGCTGGACGGGGGGTCCGGGAGCCACGACATCGAGCAGGACGAACGCCTGCTCACCCTCTGCCGCGCGGCACTGCGCCCTCGCGCCTGA
- a CDS encoding sensor histidine kinase: MTGTTPVRRRRPRRRPRLRRPAWTATLTWKAAVFITVMCCALAALLGALVHVSVTRQTVDQAREKALSRLEDVTEAYEAGEPMGRYGALDPQGLPSGLRALALRGQRGTVVSDVDGRPTMWAAGPADGRALAVRIDYTLSARTIMGLDRAIVGSSALAIGATLLAGAFSVTRVTRRLHLTAQVARRISAGDLDARVNDPRTKDPARCEDEVATVSGALDTMASTLQGKLLSEQRFTADVAHELRTPLTGLSAAAELLPPGRPSELVQDRVRRMRALTEDLLEISRLDAGRETVDLDIHELAPLTERVVRMARSTGSETDLLVVRATSVETDKRRLERVLGNLIANAHKHGAGPVVVAVDGPVVSVRDHGAGYPEYLLEHGPQRFRTESGGKGHGLGLTIAVGQAAVIGARLEFVNAPGGGALARLTLPEYVHLADRPDDGATASPETYDASPAAPVPDAGSRAAPDTDGGPAAVPGTDAGPGTDMQQAKSTDKRT; the protein is encoded by the coding sequence ATGACCGGCACCACGCCGGTCCGCCGCAGACGGCCACGGCGCCGCCCGCGGCTGCGCAGGCCCGCCTGGACCGCCACGCTCACCTGGAAGGCCGCGGTCTTCATCACCGTGATGTGCTGCGCGCTGGCGGCGCTGCTCGGTGCTCTGGTGCATGTGTCGGTGACCCGCCAGACCGTGGACCAGGCCCGCGAGAAGGCGCTGTCGAGGCTGGAGGACGTGACCGAGGCGTACGAGGCGGGCGAGCCGATGGGACGGTACGGCGCCCTGGACCCGCAGGGGCTGCCGTCCGGACTGCGGGCGCTGGCGCTGCGCGGACAGCGCGGCACGGTGGTCTCGGACGTCGACGGCCGGCCGACGATGTGGGCCGCGGGCCCGGCGGACGGCCGCGCCCTGGCGGTGCGGATCGACTACACGCTGAGCGCGCGGACCATCATGGGCCTCGACCGGGCCATCGTCGGCTCCTCCGCGCTGGCGATCGGCGCGACGCTGCTGGCGGGAGCCTTCTCGGTGACCCGGGTGACCCGCCGGCTGCATCTGACCGCGCAGGTGGCTCGGCGGATCAGCGCGGGTGATCTGGACGCGCGCGTCAACGACCCCCGTACGAAGGACCCTGCGCGCTGCGAGGACGAGGTGGCCACGGTCTCCGGCGCGCTGGACACCATGGCCTCCACCCTCCAGGGCAAGCTGCTGAGCGAGCAGCGCTTCACCGCCGACGTGGCGCACGAGCTGCGCACCCCCCTGACGGGCCTGTCCGCCGCGGCTGAGCTGCTGCCGCCGGGGCGCCCGTCGGAGCTGGTGCAGGACCGGGTGCGCAGGATGCGGGCGCTGACGGAGGACCTGCTGGAGATATCGCGGCTCGACGCGGGCCGGGAGACGGTCGACCTCGACATCCATGAACTGGCGCCGCTGACCGAGCGGGTGGTGCGGATGGCGCGTTCCACCGGCTCGGAGACGGATCTGCTGGTCGTCCGCGCCACGAGCGTCGAGACGGACAAGCGACGGCTGGAACGGGTGCTCGGCAATCTGATCGCCAACGCGCACAAGCACGGTGCGGGGCCGGTGGTGGTGGCCGTGGACGGACCGGTGGTGTCGGTCCGGGACCACGGGGCGGGATATCCGGAGTACCTGCTGGAGCACGGGCCGCAGCGGTTCCGTACCGAGTCGGGCGGCAAGGGCCACGGTCTCGGTCTGACGATCGCGGTGGGCCAGGCGGCGGTGATAGGCGCGCGTCTGGAGTTCGTGAACGCTCCGGGGGGCGGGGCGCTCGCCCGGCTGACGCTGCCCGAGTACGTGCATCTCGCCGACCGCCCGGATGACGGCGCCACGGCCTCGCCCGAAACGTACGACGCATCCCCGGCGGCACCCGTCCCGGACGCCGGGTCGCGGGCCGCGCCCGATACGGACGGCGGCCCAGCGGCGGTCCCCGGCACGGATGCCGGCCCGGGCACCGACATGCAGCAAGCGAAGTCCACGGATAAGCGGACATAA